The genomic segment GCAGTATGCGATATCTGCGGCTGTTGGCCGGGTTGATGGCCATTATTTCTGCGGATGTGGTCCTGGCCGGAAATACCGGAAAGATCGCCGGGCAGGTTACCGATGCCGGAACCGGCCTGTCTTTGTACGGGGCGGTGGTCTCGTTGGTGGGAACCAATATCGGGACATTTACCGATGATGGCGGAAATTATTATTTGATAAATATCCCGCCGGGAAGCTACAGCGTCCGGGTCCAGATGACGGGATATGCATCGCTGACCGTGATCGACGTCAAATGCACCCAGGATATTACATCCAAGCTTAATTTAAAATTAAAGGTGGCTCCCATAAAGGCGGAAGGCATCGTGGTAACCGCCGAACGGCCGATAGTGGACAAGGAGCTCACCGCCACCAGGCGGACCATCAAGATCGAGGATCTGGTCATGATGCCCTGGGATACCCCGGAGAAGGCGGTGGCCAGTCAGCCGGGGGTGGTGGTCAGGTCCCAGGAGTTCTACATCCGGGGGGGGCGGTCGGACGAAGTCAGCTACCTGCTGGACGGCATTTCTGTCCGGGACGCGGTGGAGGGCTATTCCGGCCTGCTGGTCAACAGCAACGCCCTTTCCGACCTTAGCCTGCTGACAGGCATATTCGATGCCCAATACGGGGAAGTAATGTCCGGCGTCATAAATGCCTCCATTAAGGACGGGGGAAACCCGAAATTCAATTTTTATGCAAATAGCGGCGACCTGTTCAGCCAGCAGTGGGGAAGGGGCTATCAAAACTACCAGATGGATTACGGGCGCACGTTATATGACGGCAAAGTTAAAGTTTTCGGTGCAGCCGACCTGGCGCTAACGGACGATTGGCAGCCCCACCGGGAGCTGGTGCCGAACCAGGGCCGCCAGGATTACTCCGGCCTGATCAAGGCGATATACGCCGCACCTCTGGGAATCAGGCTGACCGCCCTGGGAGCCCAGTCCCGGAGCCAGTATGGCTATTACGGACACGACTGGTATTTTTTTCCGGGGAGCTACCGGTCAGATTTTCGCAAGGGCCGGCTGGGATCCCTGAACATCAACCAGTCATTAAGCAACTCCACCTTTTATAATCTTAACCTGGGCTGGTTCTGGAACACCGGAAAGTTCGGGGTGCGGGACACCTTCTGGGACATCGGGCGCCACTGGTGGGAGGACATCAGATTCTTTGACTACCAGGACAACCAGATATACTATGACGAAAACGGAGTGGCCCATTTCACCGCCGGCTATAATCCCTATGGATACGACAGGATGCTGTTCTACCGGTACGGCAGCTACTGGAAATTTCGGGACCGGGCCACCGATCAGCGCTTTGCAAAATTCGATATCACCTCTCAGGTTAACAACATCCACCAGTTAAAGCTGGGGGCCGATCTCAAGTTCTACCGGATAAACAATTTTTACCTTTATCCCACCGCCAACGGAGTTCCGATATTTGACGCATATGAAAAAAAGCCCTCCACCCAGGCAGTCTATCTGCAGGACAAAATAGAATACCAGGGGCTGGTGGTCAACCTTGGTCTGCGTTATGAACGGATAGACCCGCAGGTGTCGGCCACCGCTCTGGGGTTATGGGCCCAGGACCTGGATAACATCGATTTAAGTTCCAAGAGCATATACAGCCCCAGAATAGGCCTGTCTTATATCATCTCACCGGTTACCACCTTTCATCTGGGCTACGGCAAATATTTTCAGCAACCCCAGTTCCAGCATTTCTACCAGTATCTGGGGGCCTATAATGCCATCGAGCTCAAGGGGAACATCCTGGGCAACCCGGCGCTGCGGCCCCCCACCACCACCAGCCTGGAGTTCGGCACCGTTACCGAGGTCGGCAAAGAATGGAGTTTTGATTTCACCATATATAGCAAGGACATCCGCCACTTGATAGGGGTGGAATATGTCCCCTCTATCCCTGAGGCCTATTACCAGTACCGCAATATAGACAACGCCACTTCCAAGGGTTTTGAGGTGACCCTTAAGAAGCACCTGGGACAGCATTTTACCGGGCTGGTGCAGTACAGTTACGCCAAGGCTGAGGGCTCCGGCTCCAGCCCCCAGGCAGTATGGGAAAAATACCTGTCCACCGTCAAGGGCGAATCGCTGGGCACCCTGCCCCAGGAATCCATCCCCCTGGACTTTGACCAGCGCAACAAAGTTTCCCTGGAAGCCTCAATTTTCAGCAAAGAGGCTCAAGGAGCAGGGTTCCTTGACAATTGGGTGAAGTCGGAGAACACCCTCAACCTGATATTCCAGTACGGCAGCGGACTGCCGTCCACCATCGCCCCGGTGGATACGGTCGCCCGCGACGCAGAATCGCTCAGCGACGACCGCAGCAGCGCCACCAAACAACTGGACCTGAAATTTTCCAAAAAGATAAAACTTGGCCGACTGGCCGGCTACTTAAGCCTGGAGATACTGAATCTTTTCAACTGGGAGAATTTCAATTATTCCTATCAGCGGGAGATCGGTCCCTACGAGATATACACCAGGGACTGGCAGCCCCGCTCACCCACTTCGGATTATTCCTCGGCATCGCCCTATTACGACCAGGACGGAGACCTGAATCATAATGGGGTCTTTGAAGTATCCGAGCAATGGGACCGGTGGGATTATTTTAACAATCTGTATAATTCCAATCCGGCCCTAAGTTCCATGCCCCGCCTGATGCGGCTGGGTTTCAGGGTCAGTTTTTAAGGAGCCGACAGATGAAGATATTAAAATTCCTGGCATTGCCGGCGGCCATAATTATGGCCGGCAGTTGCAGTCACGATCCGGTCTATCCCTCCATCGGCTCGTTATACGTTTCTACCGACCCGGCGGGGGCAGAGATCCTGATAGACGGCCAGACCAAAAACAGATTAACCCCGGCCAAGATAGACGGCATTACGGTAGGCTGGCATACCGTAAGCCTGCGGTATTACCGATGCAAGGAATGGAAACAGCAGGTGGAGATCAAACCAGCGCAGACCCGGACTTTGATAATAAAGATGACCAATATCGCTCCTGCTGTCATCCAAACGGTCAACCTTACTTATTTCGGGGTGGACATGGACTACGCCCCCGAGGCCCGGAAGCTGTTCATTGCCAACAAGTCCAGCTTTTACTTGACCGAGCTGACCCTGGGCGATTCCACCATTATCTCCTCGACCGACCGGCTGGTCGGTTCCTGGCAGTATTTGGTGGCTGCCAGTGAAAAGGCAAACCGGATCTACGCCAAGATAACCGGGGACAGCCTGGCGGTGATGGAGCTTACTTCCGGAACTTTGCTTAAGAAGATCCCACCGCCCCGCCATCTGGGGGTAAAAAACTTGACCTTCTCCCCGGACGGACAATATCTTTATGCTGTCAACTCGGCCGACAGCAGCATCTTTATCTATCAGACCGGCGCAGACACCATAGTTAAAATCCTAAAACTCAAAGGTGAACCCAATGAAGTGGTCGGCAACCTGTCAAACGATAATTTATATGTTACTTTTGACAAAGAAAACCGGCTGGCCAGGGTAGACGCCAGCACCGGAGACGAACTGGCCGGCACGGCTACCGGAACCGATCCCATGGGGCTGTTCTGGGATCTGGATTACCAGAACATCGGAGTCTGCAATTCCGCCAACCGCACCCTGATGCTGGCCGATGCCTTGGGGCTAGGCGGGCCTACCAGCCCGGTCTTCCCGTATGGTAGCATTGTTTGCGATGCCTGTTACTCGGCCAACGGGACCCACCTATGGGTGCTGCAATCCTACCCCCCCAGCACCGGCGGCGACCCCCCGCCTCCCCCCGGTCGGCTGGCTCTGATATATAAACCCACCTGGCAGTTCGTGGGCCATTACGATCTGGGGTTGATTCCCTTAAAGATCGCGCAATCTCCGGACGGCAGGTTCATTTATGTTTTAAACTATCTGGGCAAAGACGTGAGGGTGTTCAGGACAGACCTGATGAACTAAGTATTGGGAACCATATAGAATGGCTTATATATAGCCAAACAAAGCTTTCTCAGAAGCGGGAAAGCTTTGTTTTTTGCCGGATATTTATATTGACGACACCGGCTATATCTGTTAAACTTATTGGTTAAAACAAGTTAATAAAGACAATAAATCAGGGATAAAAATGTATCTATCCAGATTAGAACTGTACGGATTCAAATCCTTTCCCCAGAAGATAACCCTGGAAATAGGTTCGGGGATAACCTGCATCGTCGGCCCCAACGGTTGCGGCAAGACCAACGTCATCGACGCCATCCGCTGGTGTCTGGGAGAGCAGAGCACCAAGATGCTGCGCTCCGACAAGATGGAGGATGTGATCTTCAGCGGGGCCCGGGACGAGAAGCCCCTCTCCATGGCCGAGGTAAGTCTGGTATTCTCCAACGAGGACGGCCATCTGCCGGTAGAATACAATGAGGTGTCGGTCACCCGCCGGCTGTTCCGTTCCGGGGAAAGCGAATACCTGATGAACAACCAGGTCTGCCGCTTAAAAGATATTGTGGATCTTTTTCTGAACACCGGACTGGGGGCCGACAGCTATTCCCTGATAGAATCCAAGATGATAGACACCATCCTGTCGGAGGACCCCTCCATCAGGCGCAGCCTGTTCGAGGAAGCGGCCGGGGTGGCCAAGTACCGACTGCAAAAGAGGACTGCCCAGCGCCGGATGGAGGCCACCACCGAGGACCTGTTGCGCCTGCAGGATATCGTCAGCGAGGTGGAGAAGAGGCTGCGATCATTAAAGCGCCAGGCCAGCAAGGCCAAGGTCTACGATAAGTTCAACCAGGAGCTGAAGGATATCGACCTGAAGGTGGCGGCCATCGACCGCGACCGGTTGAATGTCCAGGCTCTGGAACTTAAGGAAAATATATCGCAGTGGCAGGGCGCCCGCAGCGAACTGTCGGCCAAACTGGAGATGCAGGAGGGTGAGATATCATCCGCCAGGGAGGCCCTGGAGTTGAACGAGGGGAAGATAGAGGAACTGCAGGGGGAGATATCACTCATCAGCGAGCAGTTGCAATTACGCGAGAACAACCAGGCGGTGATCAAGGAAAGGCGTTCCGGCATTGAGCAATCCATGGAGCGCCGCGAGAAGGAAATAAAACTGCTGATGGCCTCGATAGGCGAACACGAGGGCCAGATCAAAACGGTCCAGGAGAGCCTACAAATGTCGTCCGGGGATATCGTGGCCAAAACCGAGCA from the Candidatus Edwardsbacteria bacterium genome contains:
- a CDS encoding TonB-dependent receptor translates to MRYLRLLAGLMAIISADVVLAGNTGKIAGQVTDAGTGLSLYGAVVSLVGTNIGTFTDDGGNYYLINIPPGSYSVRVQMTGYASLTVIDVKCTQDITSKLNLKLKVAPIKAEGIVVTAERPIVDKELTATRRTIKIEDLVMMPWDTPEKAVASQPGVVVRSQEFYIRGGRSDEVSYLLDGISVRDAVEGYSGLLVNSNALSDLSLLTGIFDAQYGEVMSGVINASIKDGGNPKFNFYANSGDLFSQQWGRGYQNYQMDYGRTLYDGKVKVFGAADLALTDDWQPHRELVPNQGRQDYSGLIKAIYAAPLGIRLTALGAQSRSQYGYYGHDWYFFPGSYRSDFRKGRLGSLNINQSLSNSTFYNLNLGWFWNTGKFGVRDTFWDIGRHWWEDIRFFDYQDNQIYYDENGVAHFTAGYNPYGYDRMLFYRYGSYWKFRDRATDQRFAKFDITSQVNNIHQLKLGADLKFYRINNFYLYPTANGVPIFDAYEKKPSTQAVYLQDKIEYQGLVVNLGLRYERIDPQVSATALGLWAQDLDNIDLSSKSIYSPRIGLSYIISPVTTFHLGYGKYFQQPQFQHFYQYLGAYNAIELKGNILGNPALRPPTTTSLEFGTVTEVGKEWSFDFTIYSKDIRHLIGVEYVPSIPEAYYQYRNIDNATSKGFEVTLKKHLGQHFTGLVQYSYAKAEGSGSSPQAVWEKYLSTVKGESLGTLPQESIPLDFDQRNKVSLEASIFSKEAQGAGFLDNWVKSENTLNLIFQYGSGLPSTIAPVDTVARDAESLSDDRSSATKQLDLKFSKKIKLGRLAGYLSLEILNLFNWENFNYSYQREIGPYEIYTRDWQPRSPTSDYSSASPYYDQDGDLNHNGVFEVSEQWDRWDYFNNLYNSNPALSSMPRLMRLGFRVSF
- a CDS encoding PEGA domain-containing protein codes for the protein MKILKFLALPAAIIMAGSCSHDPVYPSIGSLYVSTDPAGAEILIDGQTKNRLTPAKIDGITVGWHTVSLRYYRCKEWKQQVEIKPAQTRTLIIKMTNIAPAVIQTVNLTYFGVDMDYAPEARKLFIANKSSFYLTELTLGDSTIISSTDRLVGSWQYLVAASEKANRIYAKITGDSLAVMELTSGTLLKKIPPPRHLGVKNLTFSPDGQYLYAVNSADSSIFIYQTGADTIVKILKLKGEPNEVVGNLSNDNLYVTFDKENRLARVDASTGDELAGTATGTDPMGLFWDLDYQNIGVCNSANRTLMLADALGLGGPTSPVFPYGSIVCDACYSANGTHLWVLQSYPPSTGGDPPPPPGRLALIYKPTWQFVGHYDLGLIPLKIAQSPDGRFIYVLNYLGKDVRVFRTDLMN